One window of Oryza brachyantha chromosome 12, ObraRS2, whole genome shotgun sequence genomic DNA carries:
- the LOC121055981 gene encoding riboflavin synthase produces MAPPPTTTTAAAAAAAATAMAAGVRHRQHFLRRGVLPSPASPLPFASRVSSASSPLRLPPPRFSLSPIPKTLSSSSSSHVPVRSLFTGIVEDVGSVRRIGPPPSGGWGGGGEAPGVDLEVETKTLLAGTQLGDSVAVDGTCLTVASIDPAASTLTFGVAPETLRRTSLGDRSPGDGVNLERALTPASRMGGHFVQGHVDGTGEIAAFRPEGDSLWVTVRAPPEILRLLVPKGFVAVDGTSLTVVNVDEDAGWFDFMLVRYTQDNIVLPKKKVGDKVNLEADILGKYVEKLLAGRVEAMSKADS; encoded by the coding sequence atggcgccgccgccgacgacgaccactgccgccgccgccgcagccgcagccaccgccatggccgccggcgtccgccaccgccagcacttcctccgccgcggagtcctcccctcgccggcctccccgcTCCCGTTCGCGTCCCGTGTCTcgtccgcctcctcgcccctccgcctcccgccgccccgcttctccctctcccccatCCCCAAGacgctctcctcctcgtcgtcgtcgcatgTTCCGGTGCGCTCGCTCTTCACCGGCATCGTCGAGGACGTCGGCAGCGTGCGCCGCATcggcccgccgccgtccggaggctggggcggcggcggcgaagcccCCGGCGTTGACCTCGAGGTGGAGACCAAGACCCTCCTCGCCGGCACGCAGCTCGGGGACAGCGTCGCGGTCGACGGCACCTGCCTCACCGTCGCGTCCATCGACCCGGCGGCGTCCACCCTCACCTTCGGCGTCGCGCCGGAGACCCTCCGCCGGACGTCCCTCGGCGACCGCtcccccggcgacggcgtcaaCCTCGAGCGCGCGCTCACGCCGGCGTCCCGCATGGGGGGGCACTTCGTGCAGGGCCACGTCGACGGCACGGGCGAGATCGCCGCGTTCCGGCCCGAGGGCGACTCGCTCTGGGTCACCGTGCGCGCGCCTCCCGAGATCCTGCGGCTGCTCGTGCCCAAGggcttcgtcgccgtcgacggcacCAGCCTCACCGTCGTCAATGTGGACGAGGATGCCGGGTGGTTCGACTTCATGCTCGTGAGGTACACCCAGGACAACATCGTGCTGCCCAAGAAGAAGGTTGGGGACAAGGTGAACCTTGAGGCCGATATACTTGGCAAGTACGTCGAGAAGCTCCTCGCCGGGAGGGTGGAGGCGATGTCGAAAGCGGATTCGTGA